Genomic DNA from Theobroma cacao cultivar B97-61/B2 chromosome 3, Criollo_cocoa_genome_V2, whole genome shotgun sequence:
TGGAAGAAACATGCACGCACCTGAACACCGTCGATGACGCAGCGGTCGCCAATATCGAAAGGATGcatgatgaagatgaagacaaTGGATTCGAACACCATCTTACAAGTGTTCTGAAACATGACCCCGGCAACAACTAGCTGTGTTAAGACAAGAAACACTATCCTATATGTTGCTACCTCCATTACCAAGAGGGATACCACGACTATAATCACGATGACCACTGCACTTGCCAGCTTATGGAGTTGTTGCACAGCTGTTTTGGTATCATTCAGCGAATGTGCTAGAAATTTTCGTTCAAAATAAGCTCGAACCTGGACGTTAAtggcaatatatatatatatatatatatacattttaattaagtatatattGTGAAAGAACAAAAGCACCCTAGTCGATAAAACGAGTAATTAGGCAAGCAGGACTGACCACCCAATTTCTAAaggaagattttgaaattcttCCGGTCTCGAGAGCTCCTTCAAATAGTGGGAATATGGTGTAAACTTCAACCCCCTTCAGGAATCTCATTAGATCTTCCTCTTCAATATACCTTTAATTAGAAAAACCGTGATTGGCATTCACCTTGGTGAGCCATAAAggttaaattatatatatgtgcaTATGATAAGAGTATATACATGTATGTACGGAAGTGCTGAAACCACATATCGTTAGCAAGTAAAGAATTCAGCTGCAGAATGTTGACTAAGATCACTTGTTGGTGCCCATGGAGTACGGGCCACTTAAAACTCACCAAGAGTGGtgcagaaagaaaattaaaggaaGTTCGTTGACTCGATTTCATTATCAAAAGGTACACACACTCATCAACcattttgaagaagaagaaaggcaTGCGCTGGCTATGGCGCTCTACCGACCATCAAATGGTACTTGTGGTATGTAATAGGACCACAAGAAAAGAAGCACTCACTCTACAATGAGCATGAGTTGTCTTTGTCGTTACTCTATTGGCTGTGATCAGCCCTGGTCTCATCAGTACGAAAACGTGGATATACATTCAAACCGACTTGATAAACTTAAGCTATTTCTggcatggtcttcccttaacGGCTGCTTTCAGTATTGGGGCCGCTTGTGCAATAACAGAGAACAAAGACCACGTGCAAAAATATAGGGGAGAGAGTTCATTAGACGTAAGGGTAAAGGTAAAAGTATGGTTTAATACAtgattagtttttctttaggGATGTCAATGgataaatttaattgaatattttatgttattcgATTTGATTAAGTAAGATTAGGTTACTTTATAATCATATTCTTGTAAGATTTGGATAATAAAATTGTTAGATATTTCATAAAGTTTCTATTCCACATTATTTAGGAACACAAaatgtttgtgttttataTAAGCAAAATCACTTGTTGTAAGCAACAAAGGAAAATGGACTCGCGCGTATACGAGATTAGACCAAACTTTGAGAAAATGTGGATTTCTCCTCCTACACTTCAGTTCTCATGCTTTTCTTTGTTGATAATATTAATgtaatttgttaattatggTCCATTTTTAGACTTCAAAGGATAATATTAAAGTAATTTGCTAATTATGGTCCATTTTTAGACTTGAAAGGCTGAATTCAAGAATGAGATTGTTCATGCAATTAAAGAACTAAACATGTATTCATGCATGCAAGAAAGGGATCAGATATAGGGGGAAGAGATGTGTTTACTTGTAACCCGGCTTAGCCACGTTCTTGAAGATCCTTTGCGCGGTGTTTCTAGCCTCCCACTCACTAGTAATCTCCGACTCCGCCTTTCCAAAATCGTCTACTGTCGTCGAAATAGTCGATAACCCTGAAGACATCACGTAGCTTACCAGCCTCTTCACGCTCCACGCAGAGGCTGACCTCTCCATGCTGAGCTCCCTTAGCTTTTCCATGTCAATTTTCCTCGACCCAAACTTCTTCGACTTGTAGATATTCCTCGCTTCTTTCCACTTTTTCTGCTTCCAGTTTGGTGGCAATGACTTGGATTCGCTTAGGCTATGATGCTGTTCATGCATTATGATTTGCTCGTCCATGGGCGGACCTGAGAGCGTATCCAAGATGTAGTGGTGGAAGACACTTTCCTTCATTCGATCAAAGTACGTTGTCACATGGAAAGATGAGGCCAGCATTTTGACCAACACGATCTTGATAAGCCATATGATTGCACCGAGCAACACAGCTACTAACGCTTGAAACACCTTTCTGAGCACCTTGTTTTCCTTGCTGTGAACTTTGGTGTCGAACATGAAGGTGTATGAAAGAAGGACTAGGCCTAACCAGATGCAGTTTTGGATGCTCTTCCTTAGTCCATAGACGAAGTAGAGCACTTTCTCTCTAAGCATGAAGTTTCGTTCAATGAAAAAGACAGCGAGAGCAATCAACCACCCGGAAACTAGGCGGCCGCAGAAGGTCACCAACACCATAAGGCACCATTTCCAGATCTCAAGCCCCCACGAACGCTTTGTCTTGAGAGATTCTATCGTGAGAGAAGAGATCAAGCACGTCGTTATAACGAAAAACAGAACCCATTCAGTCAAGAGTCTCCAGTTCAACCTTTTTGTCCTCCTCTTTTGGTGTCTTTTTTGCCCCTTTTCTCCACCATCTTCGTCAAACTCATCGTTCCACTCCTCTTCATCGTCATCGTCATCGTCATCCTCATCAGTTGAAGATTGGTGGATGTCGTCAAGCAACGGTTCAAGACCGTTGGACTCTGGGAACCTTTTCTGGGGATAGTTATACTCAAGAAATCGAGCTTTGGGTTTGGAGACGCTGAGGCGGCGTAGAGTTTTTGCTCTCGTGGGAATTTGGGGCTTTGTTTCTGCAGCCGCTTGGCCTTCCTTGAGCTCGGTTTCCATTGATGGACCTACAGGGTTTCCTTGGTCCATGATGACAACCACCTGATCAGACTTTGCCCTGTCCTCCATTTCTTGCTTAGTGCAACTTGACCCAACTCCTCTCTTTATATTTGCAGACGAAAGACTGCCAATTTACACTACTACTTCATCCCATTTCTGGGGCTTCATCCCTACAAGTATATATAAAGCTGCAATCCCACTATGATTGTgtggttaaaacttaaaagcATTGGAGCTAAAGATGAAAGTGAAATATGgaaaacaaaatcattatAAGCAacttgttcttgttttttattcttttttggtaaatttatatgtttaattagaatttaaatataaCTTACTTACTAAATTTATGACCTCATAACTTAGATTGTTAGGTTTTAATTGACTCTTTACTAAAACTGTATTAAAATTATCTAAGAAATTAATTCACTCCCTCTTCCTGCGGTGCTATGTAGCTTTCAACATAGGATGGTGGTTTCTTGAGGCCATTAGGAACGAAAAGAATGTAGAGAGAAAGTGGGCAAATGAAAATGATACAACTTTTAAGATttatgaatgatattgtaaGCGAAAGGGGCATAATGGGAGGTTTTTATTGGATGCACTGTCCCGACATGCAAATTGAAGGAGGGTGGTGGTCTGGTGGGGGTGGGGGAGCTAGAAATGCTTTTTTGGAGCAAAAGGGGAAGAAAACAGAGTTCGAAGAGGAAGTCAAAGCAGCTTGATAGCAAAGGTGAAATAAGATTGTAACTTCATGAGAACTGTAGACTTGGGTTTTCAACATGAAGCCATAAAAATTGTAAGCAAAacgaaagaaaatgaaacaagTTGGAAAAGTAACCAGCAACAGCACCCCTGGCCTTCCTCGAAC
This window encodes:
- the LOC18606887 gene encoding mechanosensitive ion channel protein 10, translated to MEDRAKSDQVVVIMDQGNPVGPSMETELKEGQAAAETKPQIPTRAKTLRRLSVSKPKARFLEYNYPQKRFPESNGLEPLLDDIHQSSTDEDDDDDDDEEEWNDEFDEDGGEKGQKRHQKRRTKRLNWRLLTEWVLFFVITTCLISSLTIESLKTKRSWGLEIWKWCLMVLVTFCGRLVSGWLIALAVFFIERNFMLREKVLYFVYGLRKSIQNCIWLGLVLLSYTFMFDTKVHSKENKVLRKVFQALVAVLLGAIIWLIKIVLVKMLASSFHVTTYFDRMKESVFHHYILDTLSGPPMDEQIIMHEQHHSLSESKSLPPNWKQKKWKEARNIYKSKKFGSRKIDMEKLRELSMERSASAWSVKRLVSYVMSSGLSTISTTVDDFGKAESEITSEWEARNTAQRIFKNVAKPGYKYIEEEDLMRFLKGVEVYTIFPLFEGALETGRISKSSFRNWVVRAYFERKFLAHSLNDTKTAVQQLHKLASAVVIVIIVVVSLLVMEVATYRIVFLVLTQLVVAGVMFQNTCKMVFESIVFIFIMHPFDIGDRCVIDGVQMIVEEMNILTTVFLRYDMEKIYYPNWVLLSKPISNFYRSPEMGDTVDFQIDISTSLETIMALKKAIQAYIESKPKYWNPKHSVIVKQIENLNKLKMSLCVQHTINHQNYGERSNRITELILELKKIFENLDIKYHLLPQEVRLSQVNLDNWRMMQ